From a single Fusarium fujikuroi IMI 58289 draft genome, chromosome FFUJ_chr03 genomic region:
- a CDS encoding related to MEAB protein, translated as MSIDKADPAQHQNNNNHLNGLNGHSREETDSLVGSSPEGDHHPAITSAANATQEPQQPKRKGGRKPIYATSEERKQRNRQAQAAFRERRTEYIKQLEETIRVHESNLHNLQAAHRTAADECLMLRYKNSLLERILLEKGIDVQAELRAKTGSPNLGPTHMPQNLVQPPPIQRAIMNRHHQSRRSNSNIAPKAEPVPVLPPPLQPHSNATSPKNRPTPSSHSNSPSNTGSAFSPAASDNMSMRGSMTSMSRQQMPQQQQQQMSQNTQVPRSSMMQNGGRGGQTGSGASYYPTPAFQNHIEQLEQEYEQDGMIDEPEIETPAGHGGYASGYNGENQQPMMMSPASSGPGHQMTPSHEPVQQPQTTHSQYPSMTQLLDQNGLDWDPFGLSASMAFPNGQQFQFEQANMR; from the exons ATGTCAATCGATAAGGCGGATCCTGCGCAacaccaaaacaacaacaatcatCTCAACGGCCTAAACGGTCATTCTCGGGAAGAGACCGACTCTCTCGTTGGCTCCAGCCCTGAGGGCGATCATCACCCTGCGATAACCTCTGCTGCCAATGCCACCCaagagcctcagcagcccaAGAGGAAGGGCGGCCGCAAACCT ATCTATGCGACTTCCGAAGAACGAAAGCAGAGGAACCGACAGGCTCAAGCTGCTTTTCGTGAACGCCGAACTGAATACATAAAGCAACTTGAAGAGACCATCCGCGTCCATGAGTCCAACCTCCACAACCTCCAGGCGGCTCACCGCACTGCTGCCGATGAGTGTCTGATGCTTCGATACAAGAACTCGCTTCTCGAGCGTATTCTCCTCGAAAAGGGAATCGATGTCCAGGCTGAACTTCGCGCCAAGACGGGTAGTCCTAACTTGGGACCAACCCATATGCCTCAGAACCTCGTTCAGCCTCCTCCTATCCAGCGTGCGATTATGAACCGACACCACCAGTCTCGACGATCAAACTCGAACATCGCCCCCAAGGCTGAGCCTGTGCCAGTACTGCCACCTCCGCTGCAACCTCATTCAAATGCTACTTCACCCAAGAATCGACCTACACCATCGTCCCATTCCAACTCGCCGAGTAATACCGGCTCTGCCTTCTCTCCTGCAGCATCGGATAACATGTCGATGAGAGGTTCGATGACTAGCATGTCGCGCCAGCAGATgccccagcagcaacagcaacagatgTCTCAGAACACACAGGTCCCTCGATCATCGATGATGCAGAACGGTGGACGTGGAGGTCAAACAGGATCTGGAGCTTCTTACTACCCTACCCCTGCCTTCCAAAACCATATTGAACAACTTG AGCAAGAATATGAACAAGATGGCATGATTGACGAGCCTGAAATCGAAACACCAGCCGGCCATGGAGGATACGCCTCGGGCTACAATGGAGAAAACCAGCAGCCTATGATGATGTCGCCTGCCTCTAGCGGACCTGGACACCAGATGACACCATCTCATGAACCCGTCCAACAGCCACAAACCACTCACTCGCAATATCCATCAATGACCCAGCTTTTAGACCAGAATGGTTTGGACTGGGACCCTTTCGGATTGAGTGCTAGCATGGCATTTCCCAACGGACAACAGTTTCAGTTCGAACAAGCCAACATGAGGTGA
- a CDS encoding related to xyloglucan endo-transglycosylase-like protein — translation MLVATVHGSSNNECECYLTNGTNSAYYSRHSFYDYRNLGDYAGVPSPVQNASRKAGVTSDYFNSDTWDDSWSIQDWSNRGKGVSLSGDATVLMINSPNNIYIEKNDDEDAASDTSLTMRTMRLLGFQSAAEFDSVSTYHYVSVRMLARVTGSAGACMAIFTYLGGEELADVQEADIEIMTRDPKNRVQYTNQPSFTEDGDDIPKATRNGTLPKGVEWDDWVVHRLDWTPKRSTWYANGQEVARIEYQTPKDPAQIILNAWSDSGSWSGNMSLNGAAYMQIQWIDMVYNVTKDNEEKRSFDGRGLEADPGQHGGLVQRDDSKGACKIVCSIDEADEAGETKILSKSTASHMLDMRYWTRKMVVFGIMLWVSI, via the coding sequence ATGTTAGTAGCCACGGTTCATGGATCATCAAACAATGAGTGTGAATGCTATCTCACTAATGGCACCAACTCTGCATATTACTCACGGCACAGTTTCTATGACTACCGAAACCTTGGGGACTATGCAGGAGTTCCCAGTCCTGTCCAAAATGCTTCCAGAAAAGCGGGTGTAACAAGCGACTATTTCAACAGCGACACTTGGGACGACAGCTGGAGCATTCAAGACTGGAGCAATCGCGGGAAAGGCGTCAGTCTCTCAGGCGATGCAACTGTTCTAATGATCAATTCCCCCAACAACATCTACATTGAAAagaatgacgatgaagatgcagcCTCGGATACGTCCCTCACCATGCGAACCATGCGGCTGCTCGGTTTCCAGAGCGCTGCAGAGTTCGACTCTGTGTCGACATATCACTACGTCTCAGTACGGATGCTCGCCCGTGTCACCGGCAGCGCGGGTGCGTGCATGGCTATCTTCACGTACCTTGGGGGTGAGGAGCTGGCCGATGTACAAGAAGCTGATATCGAGATCATGACGCGCGATCCCAAGAACAGGGTCCAGTACACAAATCAGCCTTCTTTCACagaggatggcgatgatatcCCCAAGGCTACCCGTAACGGTACCCTTCCCAAGGGTGTTGAGTGGGATGATTGGGTTGTGCACCGACTGGACTGGACGCCCAAACGCTCTACCTGGTATGCTAATGGTCAAGAAGTTGCCAGAATAGAATACCAAACACCAAAGGACCCGGCACAAATCATTCTCAACGCTTGGAGCGACAGTGGTTCGTGGAGCGGGAATATGAGCCTCAATGGTGCTGCATATATGCAGATCCAGTGGATCGATATGGTGTATAATGTTACAAAAGACAatgaggaaaagagaagcTTCGATGGCCGTGGGTTAGAGGCCGATCCTGGACAACACGGTGGGTTGGTACAACGAGACGATAGTAAAGGTGCGTGTAAGATCGTCTGCAGCATCGATGAGGCCGATGAGGCTGGAGAGACCAAGATTCTTTCGAAGAGTACGGCGTCTCACATGCTGGATATGCGATACTGGACAAGGAAGATGGTTGTGTTTGGAATCATGCTTTGGGTGTCTATATAA
- a CDS encoding related to exportin T (tRNA exportin), translated as MAQVENAVGILSNPTSDQSLKEQAFEYLNQLRNDPSGWQACTTLFARTPQTSEVVRMVCLEVVNYAVHTQGLDQASLAFLKDTLLQYCRQTYGPNAQQEADPYHLQNKLTQTLTYLFVFLYQDGWQSFLDDQLELTGLSTNTDNVPGVVFYLRTLGSIHDEIADMLLSRQSNETKRNTELKDQLRAQDMHKVSESWKQLLTRYSNNDTVVELVLKVLGKWVSWMDISLVISQDMLGLLLPVVGRPSTDVQDKVRDTAIDTLNEICGKKMRSADKMEMISFINLREIVEQLVASPPLSEYKGTSRYDTDLAEAVAKLVNTVLSDIVRALEDSQISDDTRARANQHLQGFLPFLLRFFSDEYDEVCSSVIPALTDLLTFLRKLTVVHQDYGGMLAPILDAIIHKMRYDETTNWGDEDELTDEAEFQELRRKLQNLQKSIAAIDQPLYMDMLSNLVATTFQTLDQQGSQMDWRDLDLALYEMYLFGELALPNQGLGTKNQPSTEASERLVVMMQKMVESGIANFSHPAILLQYMEICVRYCVVFENHLSQYIPQVLENFVRLVHHDHVRIKTRSWYLFHRFIKQLRAQVGNVAETVIQSIGDLLPIKAEVPGDDADDDMSSDESDHSADALFTSQLYLFEAIGCISSTQSTPADKQALYARSVMDPLFTDMEGHLPRAKSGDAQATLQVHHIVMALGTLAHGFSDWTPGITSANAHGPPDKAVSDEFSRAAEAILIALNQLNSSSEIRTACRSAFSKLLGVLGAAVLPQLPQWIEGLLSQSSSKDEMAMFLRLLDQVVFGFKAEIYEVLNMLLTPLLQRIFGGLTEPIAGTDDEIQLAELRREYLSFLQIILNNGLDGVLVSESNQGFFEPMISSIIELAKTLEGNIGGSRLAFTLMTRMAAIWGGPDVATISQNPTAPSGSPNPAFPGFDHFMIQRFHSTCWEVMKNPSFRPYQDAQTKQVLTEIAGLEQTIYTKTGESFIQELQNNIFPSLGVNGDDFLRSLTTSTDKRQFASYLHNLLKSRQ; from the exons ATGGCTCAGGTCGAGAATGCCGTCGGGATTCTCTCGAACCCCACCTCCGACCAATCTCTCAAGGAGCAAGCTTTCGAATACCTAAACCAACTGAGGAACGATCCGTCAGGATGGCAAGCTTGCACCACACTCTTCGCTCGAACCCCTCAAACGTCAGAAGTCGTGCGCATGGTCTGTCTCGAAGTGGTCAACTATGCGGTGCACACTCAAGGTCTCGACCAGGCAAGCCTGGCTTTCCTCAAAGACACCCTTCTCCAATACTGCCGCCAAACATACGGTCCTAACGCCCAACAAGAAGCCGATCCTTATCACCTTCAGAACAAGCTCACACAAACATTGACGTACTTGTTTGTCTTCCTTTACCAAGACGGATGGCAGAGCTTCCTCGATGACCAGCTTGAGTTGACTGGTCTCTCCACAAATACCGACAACGTCCCGGGCGTCGTTTTTTATCTTCGAACTTTGGGTTCCATCCATGACGAGATTGCCGATATGCTTCTGTCACGGCAGAGCAACGAGACAAAGCGAAATACCGAGCTCAAGGACCAGCTTCGAGCTCAGGATATGCACAAGGTGTCTGAGTCGTGGAAGCAGCTCCTAACACGATACTCGAACAACGATACCGTCGTAGAACTTGTTCTCAAAGTCCTGGGCAAGTGGGTTAGCTGGATGGACATCTCCTTGGTTATCAGCCAGGACATGCtcgggctgctgctgccggtAGTCGGCCGACCAAGCACTGATGTGCAAGACAAGGTCCGCGACACAGCCATTGATACCTTGAATGAGATATGCGGCAAGAAGATGCGTTCGGCAgacaagatggagatgatcTCCTTCATTAACCTGAGGGAGATTGTTGAACAATTAGTTGCTAGCCCCCCTTTGAGCGAGTACAAGGGAACCTCTCGTTACGATACGGACCTGGCCGAAGCAGTTGCCAAGTTAGTTAACACCGTACTCTCCGATATCGTACGGGCCCTCGAGGACAGCCAGATCAGTGATGACACTCGCGCTAGAGCTAATCAGCACCTCCAAGGGTTCCTCCCTTTCCTTCTGCGCTTCTTCTCTGACGAATATGATGAGGTCTGCTCGTCTGTCATTCCCGCCCTAACAGACCTGCTCACATTCCTCCGTAAACTCACTGTTGTTCACCAAGACTACGGCGGTATGCTCGCGCCAATCCTAGATGCCATCATTCACAAGATGAGATACGATGAGACTACCAACTggggtgatgaagatgagctcACAGATGAGGCTGAATTTCAAGAGCTACGTCGCAAGCTACAGAATCTGCAAAAATCCATTGCGGCCATTGATCAGCCTTTGTACATGGATATGCTCAGCAACTTGGTTGCAACTACCTTCCAAACTCTTGACCAGCAGGGCTCACAAATGGACTGGcgagatcttgatcttgcatTGTATGAGATGTACCTCTTTGGCGAGCTTGCACTTCCCAACCAAGGACTTGGCACAAAAAACCAGCCCTCTACTGAGGCCTCGGAGAGGTTGGTGGTTATGATGCAGAAGATGGTTGAATCTG GTATTGCCAACTTCTCTCATCCCGCCATCCTTCTGCAGTACATGGAGATTTGTGTGAGATATTGCGTGGTTTTCGAGAACCATCTCTCACAGTACATCCCTCAAGTTCTAGAGAACTTTGTGCGATTGGTTCACCATGACCACGTTCGGATAAAAACACGATCGTGGTACTTGTTCCACCGCTTCATCAAGCAGCTGCGTGCTCAGGTTGGCAACGTTGCGGAGACAGTCATCCAGTCGATTGGAGATCTCTTGcccatcaaggctgaggtccctggtgatgatgccgacGATGATATGTCATCAGACGAATCTGACCACTCCGCGGATGCTCTCTTTACGAGCCAACTGTACCTTTTCGAAGCCATTGGCTGTATTTCCTCAACCCAAAGTACACCTGCTGATAAGCAGGCCTTGTACGCCCGATCTGTTATGGACCCCCTGTTTACCGACATGGAAGGACACCTCCCACGAGCCAAGTCTGGAGATGCGCAGGCCACTCTTCAAGTCCACCACATTGTCATGGCCTTGGGTACCTTGGCCCACGGGTTCTCTGACTGGACTCCAGGCATCACCTCCGCTAATGCACACGGACCTCCCGACAAGGCTGTCTCGGATGAGTTTTCTCGCGCTGCCGAAGCCATTCTCATTGCCCTCAACCAGCTGAACTCGTCTTCTGAGATCCGAACTGCTTGCCGATCAGCCTTTTCTAAGCTGTTGGGGGTCCTTGGTGCAGCTGTGCTGCCCCAGTTGCCCCAGTGGATTGAAGGACTGCTGTCCCAGAGCTCATCTAAGGACGAGATGGCTATGTTTCTTCGTCTACTGGATCAGGTGGTGTTTGGCTTCAAGGCTGAAATTTACGAGGTCTTGAACATGCTTCTGACGCCTTTGCTTCAGCGTATCTTCGGTGGGCTTACGGAGCCCATTGCTGGTACCGATGACGAGATCCAGCTGGCTGAGCTGAGGAGGGAATACCTCTCTTTCCTCCAGATTATTCTGAACAATGGATTGGACGGTGTTCTCGTCAGTGAATCTAATCAGGGCTTCTTTGAGCCTATGATTTCCTCCATCATTGAGCTCGCCAAGACCCTTGAGGGTAACATCGGCGGTAGCCGTCTGGCTTTCACTCTGATGACAAGAATGGCAGCTATATGGGGAGGACCTGATGTTGCCACTATTTCGCAGAACCCAACGGCTCCTTCTGGTAGCCCCAACCCTGCGTTCCCTGGTTTTGACCATTTCATGATTCAAAGGTTCCACTCAACCTGCTGGGAGGTTATGAAGAACCCCAGCTTCCGGCCTTACCAGGACGCTCAGACTAAGCAAGTTCTCACAGAGATTGCAGGTCTAGAGCAGACCATTTACACCAAGACAGGCGAGTCTTTTATCCAGGAACTCCAAAACAATATCTTCCCTAGCCTTGGGGTCAACGGTGACGACTTTTTACGATCTCTTACGACGTCGACGGACAAGAGGCAGTTTGCTTCATACCTGCACAACCTGCTCAAGTCCCGACAGTAG
- a CDS encoding related to neutral amino acid permease yields MTSDDIAVVEEANNSNSQDENKISLAASNWRRNTLVSEAIEDEVFGTVGEGGAGPNYRGLSWISTIAVMTKTQVGLGVLAIPKTFHTLGLIPGVFCLIAIGGMTSWSGYIVGTFKLKHKEVYTIDDAGKVMFGRVGREIFAVILMLNWVFVSASAMLGISVALNAVSENALCTWAFVIFAAVSTGLLASIRTLGKIGWIAWVGIAGIMTAIFSVTIAVGVEKGNNPAVTEGNSTTFGLFNAPPFADGMAAVSSHIFAYAGVPAYFPIIAEMQDQEHYTSALIWSQSIMTAVYVVIGVVMYCFVGSEIASPALGSAGPVMKKVSYGFALPGLLVSAMIVTHLPAKFIFLRILRGSEHLHRNSLIHWGAWLGCIGGITILAYIIASAIPVFDPLVSLIGASFGVFLCFQPYGCMWLHDNWKLRRPSLRWKGKIAWSVFIIIIGAFLTIGGTHGSIEGLIFATRHGSGKAWSCADNSNPPPPPPSNSTANTTSTTTPLLLSMASSLYTLDT; encoded by the exons ATGACTTCAGATGATATCGCTGTTGTCGAAGAAGCAAACAATTCCAACTCTCAAGACGAGAATAAAATCTCTCTTGCCGCGAGCAACTGGAGGAGGAATACCCTCGTCTCGGAAGCTATCGAGGATGAGGTCTTTGGCACTGTTGGCGAAGGCGGAGCAGGCCCCAACTATCGCGGC CTTTCGTGGATAAGTACCATCGCCGTCATGACGAAAACCCAGGTCGGTCTCGGTGTCCTCGCTATTCCCAAAACGTTCCATACACTCGGACTTATCCCCGGCGTCTTTTGCCTCATAGCCATCGGCGGTATGACATCTTGGTCGGGTTACATTGTCGGTACTTTCAAGCTTAAACACAAAGAAGTGTATACCATAGATGATGCTGGAAAAGTGATGTTTGGCAGGGTTGGCCGCGAAATCTTTGCTGTCATCTTAATGCTGA ATTGGGTCTTTGTCTCTGCATCAGCCATGCTGGGTATCTCGGTTGCGCTCAATGCTGTATCAGAGAACGCCCTTTGCACCTGGGCTTTTGTCATTTTCGCCGCTGTCAGCACGGGTCTCCTAGCCAGTATCCGAACTCTGGGCAAGATTGGATGGATTGCATGGGTCGGCATTGCCGGCATCATGACCGCCATCTTCTCTGTTACCATCGCTGTTGGAGTCGAGAAGGGGAATAATCCTGCGGTTACTGAGGGAAACTCTACGACGTTCGGGCTCTTCAACGCCCCTCCATTTGCCGATGGCATGGCGGCAGTCTCTAGCCACATCTTTGCCTACGCCGGCGTGCCCGCCTACTTTCCCATCATCGCCGAGATGCAGGATCAGGAGCATTACACATCAGCGCTTATCTGGTCGCAGAGTATTATGACTGCTGTCTACGTTGTGATTGGTGTTGTCATGTACTGCTTCGTCGGCTCCGAGATTGCATCTCCTGCTCTGGGTTCTGCAGGTCCCGTCATGAAGAAGGTCAGCTACGGATTTGCTCTGCCCGGCCTTTTAGTCAGTGCCATGATTGTCACCCAC TTACCAGCAAAATTCATCTTCCTTCGTATCCTCCGCGGCTCTGAGCACCTCCACCGCAACAGTCTCATTCACTGGGGTGCATGGCTTGGCTGCATTGGCGGAATAACTATTCTCGCCTACATCATAGCCAGCGCTATTCCTGTGTTTGATCCTCTTGTGTCATTGATTGGGGCATCCTTCGGCGTCTTCCTTTGCTTCCAGCCCTACGGATGTATGTGGCTGCACGACAACTGGAAATTGAGGAGGCCTAGCCTCAGGTGGAAAGGGAAGATCGCCTGGAGCgtattcatcatcattattgGCGCCTTCCTCACAATTGGCGGCACACATGGCTCTATAGAAGGCCTTATTTTTGCCACTAGACATGGATCTGGTAAAGCTTGGAGTTGTGCGGATAATTCCAATCCTCCGCCGCCTCCGCCCTCAAACTCGACAGCCAACACTACCTCAACGACGACtcccttattattaagcaTGGCTAGCTCTCTTTATACTCTGGATACTTAA
- a CDS encoding related to YER185w, Rta1p: protein MPYNYTIRPEDAFGSDSPCNLDTCPVDWSIYSYRPSLAANIVFVVLFSLIGLVHAYLGFRWKSWGFMTGMLLGCVSEIVGYVGRIMMWYNPFSFNAFMIQIVCLTIAPVFYTASIYVTLSKTINFFGPELSRFKPALFYWIFIPFDIVCLILQAAGGAMSTESDSNVGVDVSMAGLVLQVVVLVVFIAAFSDYMIRYWRSGHAKAFGWRETAFFAGLSSAIILVLTRCIYRVAELREGYDGDLIKHEVPFIILEGIVIVLAAVALCFGHPGLVFNKPQVTTSISQVEKGVASGSESNN from the exons ATGCCCTACAATTACACCATCAGGCCCGAGGATGCTTTCGGCTCCGATTCGCCCTGTAACTTGGATACTTGCCCCGTTGACTGGAGTATCTACAGCTACCGACCATCTCTTGCTGCCAACATTGTCTTCGTCGTTCTCTTCAGTCTCATTGGTCTTGTTCACGCATATCTTGGCTTCCGATGGAAGAGCTGGGGTTTCATGACTGGTatgcttcttggctgcgtcTCTGAGATTGTTGGCTATGTCGGTCGTATCATGATGTGGTACAACCCCTTCTCTTTCAACGCTTTCATGATCCAAATTG TCTGCCTCACAATCGCTCCCGTCTTCTATACCGCTTCCATATATGTCACCCTCTCCAAGACAATCAACTTCTTCGGCCCCGAACTCTCTCGCTTCAAGCCTGCATTGTTCTACTGGATCTTTATCCCCTTCGACATCGTCTGCCTCATCCTCCAGGCTGCTGGTGGTGCCATGTCTACCGAGTCTGATAGcaatgttggtgttgatgtctCTATGGCCGGTCTTGTCCTCCAGGTTGTTGTCcttgtcgtcttcatcgctgcATTCTCCGATTACATGATTCGATACTGGCGATCTGGTCATGCCAAGGCCTTCGGCTGGCGCGAGACTGCCTTCTTTGCTGGTCTCTCTAGTGCCATTATCCTTGTCCTCACTCGATGCATCTATCGTGTTGCTGAGCTCCGTGAGGGTTATGACGGTGACCTGATCAAGCACGAGGTCCCTTTCATCATTCTTGAGGGTATTGTCATcgttcttgctgctgttgcccTCTGCTTCGGCCACCCTGGTCTTGTCTTCAACAAGCCTCAAGTCACCACTTCTATCTCTCAGGTTGAGAAGGGCGTTGCTTCCGGTTCTGAAAGCAACAACTAA
- a CDS encoding probable aspartyl aminopeptidase — translation MAPPQEALDFIEFVNESPTPYHAVQSASTRFEKAGFKLIRERDSWASTLRPGGKYYLTRNASTIVAFTIGRKWRPGNPVAIIGAHTDSPCLRLKPVSKKSNVGYLQIGVETYGGGIWTSWFDRDLSIAGRVLVKEGDNFVSKLVKVDKPLVRIPTLAIHLHRQTNFDPNKETELFPIAGLVAAELNKGTKDEKPEEKKDDNEEDEEFRPLKVMAERHHPQVLDVIAAEAGVEVSAIIDFELVLYDTQKSCIGGLSDEFIFSPRLDNLGMTYCSVEGLIESVKDESSLEEDSTIRLIVCFDHEEIGSTSAQGANSNLLPSVIRRLSVLPGKDTASEGSYEAVHHDNEEATAYEQTLSRSFLVSADMAHSVHPNYAGKYESSHQPAMNGGTVIKINANQRYATNSPGIVLLQECARTVGVPLQLFVVRNDSPCGSTIGPGLAAALGMRTLDLGNPQLSMHSIRETGGTADVAYGIKLFKGFFENYGSLEPKILID, via the exons ATGGCacctcctcaagaagctctcgacTTTATTGAGTTCGTCAATGAGTCGCCAACCC CTTATCACGCTGTTCAGTCTGCCTCGACTCGCTTCGAAAAGGCCGGTTTCAAGCTCATCCGTGAGCGCGACTCTTGGGCTTCCACCCTCCGACCTGGCGGCAAATACTACCTCACCCGCAATGCTTCGACTATCGTAGCCTTCACTATCGGTCGAAAGTGGCGCCCTGGAAACCCTGTCGCCATCATTGGAGCCCATACTGACTCTCCCTGCCTTCGACTGAAGCCCGTATCTAAGAAGAGCAACGTTGGTTACCTCCAGATCGGCGTTGAGACATATGGCGGCGGTATCTGGACCTCTTGGTTCGATCGCGACTTGAGTATTGCCGGCCGTGTCCTGGTCAAGGAGGGCGACAACTTTGTTTCAAAGCTCGTCAAGGTTGACAAGCCTTTGGTCAGAATCCCTACCCTAGCCATCCATCTCCACCGGCAGACCAACTTCGACCCCAACAAGGAGACTGAGCTTTTCCCCATTGCAGGACTTGTTGCAGCTGAGCTGAACAAGGGGAcaaaggatgagaagcccgaggagaagaaggatgacaatgaggaggatgaagagttcaGGCCTCTCAAGGTCATGGCTGAGAGACACCACCCTCAGGTCCTTGACGTTATTGCAGCTGAGGCGGGAGTCGAGGTTTCTGCGATTATAGACTTTGAGCTGGTTCTCTACGATACTCAAAAGTCATGCATTGGTGGCCTTAGCGACGAGTTTATCTTTTCCCCTCGTCTCGATAACCTTGGCATGACATACTGCTCAGTAGAGGGACTTATCGAGTCCGTCAAGGATGAGTCCTCACTTGAGGAAGATAGCACCATCCGATTGATCGTTTGCTTTGATCACGAAGAGATTGGCTCGACCTCGGCTCAGGGTGCCAACTCCAACCTGTTGCCATCGGTCATCCGCCGTCTCTCTGTTCTTCCTGGAAAGGACACTGCTAGTGAAGGTAGCTATGAGGCTGTCCACCACGACAACGAGGAGGCCACAGCATACGAGCAGACTCTATCACGATCTTTCCTCGTATCTGCTGATATGGCCCACTCTGTGCATCCCAACTATGCTGGCAAATACGAGTCTTCGCATCAGCCAGCCATGAACGGCGGAACTGTTATCAAGATCAACGCCAACCAGCGATACGCCACCAACTCCCCTGGAATAGTGCTCCTTCAGGAGTGTGCTCGCACAGTCGGTGTTCCTCTTCAGCTCTTTGTCGTCCGCAACGATTCGCCCTGCGGTAGCACCATCGGACCCGGTCTCGCTGCCGCCCTTGGCATGAGGACTCTGGACCTCGGCAACCCGCAGCTCAGTATGCACAGCATTCGTGAGACGGGAGGTACTGCCGATGTCGCATACGGTATCAAGCTGTTCAAGGGATTCTTTGAGAACTATGGATCCCTGGAGCCCAAGATTCTCATCGATTAA